Proteins from a genomic interval of Liolophura sinensis isolate JHLJ2023 chromosome 3, CUHK_Ljap_v2, whole genome shotgun sequence:
- the LOC135463431 gene encoding solute carrier organic anion transporter family member 4C1-like produces MPEPKLTKYASGKKLGDHDSPEKSLDYNESEESLSYGLGNCRPGFLQVFNNSKFLLVLLCAFACVQGFVINGINNVNTSSYERRFGLASSEVGIISSSYDISAGILVLPISFYGLRGHKIKMLTIGLAVMALGSFLMALPHFTTGLYEWGQNETSLCAKGNVSECEKGDSTLSNYLYVLIGGQLLHGAGGTTLYTIGVACIDDNVVSRTSPLYVALMYAFAALGPAIGYVLGGYFLDLYVDFEAVSSDVMTLTNKDPRWVGAWWLGFVIAMGLAILLIIPLLALPRELPSAKEVRANRVSEAHKTENCDDIGNSFTDAHRVLWRLLKNPTLICIAMAASSEGIVLSGFATFIPKFIQNQYGQTAGYSAMLTGFLVVPGAISGQIIGGYICRRFSLKIRGMLRLSLVTCLICVATAAGFWARCPQDNIAGVSVHYSDSQSDTVLPSPELKSECNAQCNCDLDQYSPVCGIDRIQYFSPCHAGCQTSNDGKYSACACINETISFPNQTHGAEDGNCNSVCPMMYVFLCLFFITVLLTFISGTPTTMVVLRCVPESQKSFAMGVQWAFARFLGTIPGPILFGTVIDSACLIWKKQCGVKTSCWIYDNDAMGRSIFLVGMGIKIVSSFFFFLSSVVYKPPPSRDVLDKAVNLEKEVSSGGEKEKNGSTTMLNGDAMVTNEAREDGGIDNPHASDLY; encoded by the exons ATGCCAGAGCCGAAGCTGACGAAATATGCGTCAGGGAAAAAATTGGGTGACCATGACTCGCCAGAAAAATCCCTGGATTACAACGAGTCAGAGGAAAGCCTGTCCTATGGTTTAGGGAACTGTCggcctggttttctccaggtCTTCAACAACTCAAAGTTTCTGCTGGTTTTGTTATGTGCATTTGCCTGCGTACAGG gtTTTGTCATTAATGGAATCAACAATGTCAACACGTCGTCCTACGAGAGACGTTTTGGATTGGCCAGCTCTGAGGTTGGGATTATCTCCAGCTCGTACGATATCTCGGCTGGGATTCTTGTCCTTCCTATCAGTTTTTATGGTCTCCGAggccataaaataaaaatgctcACCATAGGATTAGCCGTTATGGCACTTGGCTCCTTTCTTATGGCTTTGCCACATTTTACAACAGGGCTATACGAATGGGGCCAGAATGAAACTTCACTTTGTGCTAAAG GTAACGTCAGCGAGTGCGAAAAAGGCGACTCCACTTTGTCTAATTATCTATACGTGCTGATTGGAGGACAGTTATTACACGGAGCAGGGGGAACAACCCTGTACACTATAGGTGTCGCCTGTATCGATGATAACGTGGTAAGCAGGACGTCACCTTTGTATGTGG CTTTGATGTACGCTTTCGCCGCCTTGGGCCCCGCAATAGGTTACGTTCTGGGGGGCTACTTCCTCGATCTTTACGTAGACTTTGAAGCTGTTAGTTCTGATGT GATGACCTTGACGAATAAAGACCCCCGATGGGTGGGCGCTTGGTGGTTGGGGTTCGTCATCGCTATGGGGCTGGCCATACTCCTCATTATTCCTTTACTGGCCCTACCCAGGGAATTACCCA GTGCCAAAGAGGTGCGAGCGAACCGTGTATCAGAGGCCCATAAGACGGAAAACTGCGATGATATAGGGAATTCTTTCACGGACGCTCACAGAGTATTGTGGCGCCTGCTGAAGAACCCAACCCTGATATGCATCGCTATGGCCGCATCTTCGGAGGGGATTGTACTAAGCGGCTTTGCCACCTTCATACCGAAATTCATTCAAAATCAGTACGGCCAGACGGCTGGCTACTCAGCAATGCTCACAG GTTTTCTGGTCGTCCCGGGAGCTATCAGCGGTCAGATCATTGGTGGTTACATCTGCCGGCGCTTCTCCCTTAAGATTCGCGGCATGTTGCGGCTCTCCCTTGTCACGTGCCTCATCTGTGTGGCCACGGCCGCGGGATTCTGGGCGCGATGTCCTCAAGACAACATTGCTGGTGTCAGCGTACACTATTCTGACAG TCAGTCTGACACAGTTTTACCTTCGCCCGAACTCAAATCTGAATGCAACGCTCAGTGTAACTGTGACCTGGACCAATACTCTCCTGTATGCGGGATTGACCGTATCCAGTACTTCTCACCGTGTCACGCGGGATGTCAAACAAGCAATGACGGG aaatACTCTGCTTGTGCGTGCATCAATGAGACAATCTCCTTTCCAAACCAGACTCACGGTGCCGAGGACGGCAACTGCAACAGCGTATGCCCGATGATGtatgtgtttctatgtttgtttttcatcacGGTACTTCTGACCTTCATTTCCGGAACTCCTACAACAATGGTCGTCTTGAG GTGCGTTCCGGAATCACAGAAGTCTTTTGCTATGGGTGTTCAGTGGGCATTCGCAAGGTTTCTCG GTACCATTCCCGGTCCAATTTTATTCGGAACTGTGATTGACAGCGCATGTTTGATTTGGAAGAAACAGTGCGGCGTTAAAACGTCGTGTTGGATATACGACAACGACGCCATGGGGCGAAGCATTTTTCTGGTTGGGATGGGAATTAAAATCGTGTCTTCGTTTTTCTTCTTCCTGAGCTCGGTGGTGTACAAACCTCCACCTAGCAGAGACGTGCTCGACAAAGCCGTTAATTTGGAGAAGGAGGTGTCATCCGGCGGAGAAAAGGAGAAGAATGGCAGCACGACTATGCTGAACGGCGACGCCATGGTAACCAATGAAGCACGTGAAGACGGAGGCATCGATAATCCCCATGCATCAGACCTATATTAA